TGCATTCCAAGCAGAAGTCGAATTCGGATCGACATGGAAAGATGATCCAGAACCAGCTGGTCCCATGATAATCCACCTGTAGTCAGGTCGATCATTGCCCAAAACACCAAACAAATCCTCCTGAAAATACACCGGAACTTCATATTCAGAACCAAATTTCGGAACTTTCTCAGCAAATTTTGGATCAAACAGATACAATGGCCTTTCTTCCCTAACTTGATCCGAGTACCCAAAATACTCTACAAGCTTCATCTCCACTGGCCCAACCGAAAACTTAACATCACCACACAAGTCCACCAAATAATCTCTATCCCAATTTTTCAATGCATCCCAATTATCAATACACCCTTCCAACAAAACAGGCTTATTTGGCTCTTCAAACTTCAACACAAACTCCTCAACCGAAATGCCCCTTTTTCGAACTATATTATCCCTCTCCAACCATTCAGGCTTCATTTCAAGATTAGCACAGAGCCAGCTCTGAAAGAGATAATCCGAATAAAAGTCTCTAACTTTAAAACCCCCAAGAGCAGAAACTGAGATATCAAATGAAGGGTAGCAAGCAGCAACATAAGTAGATTTCCAAGACCCATTAAACTGAAACCCACCAAGAAGATTCTCCAACACAAGATTCCTCCAAAGGGGTTCATGATTGGTGAATACATAAAAAGACTTGCTAACAGAAGCCAGAACACCCAAGCTAGTAGCATCCAAAAACCCGAGAATCTCGAGAACAAGCTCATCAGTAAGGGTCCGGAGATTACCTAAGCCGGTGTTCCTGGAGTTGGTGGAGCCTGGGTTGAAGTAGAGATTCCCCAAGGGCTGAACACCGTGGGTGTGTGATGGGGCAGAGCTTTTGATGCTGAAACCTTCTTCctctgcatcatcatcatcaccatcttcttcttcttcttctccgagGCGTGGTAACTGTTTGGTGATGGGAATGCAGTGTTTGCTAGTGATGggaaccttcttcttcttgttgttgttgttgtttctgaTGTTTTTCTTTGTCCTTGTGTTGTTGACAATGGACAACAAGTTCCTCATCCTGAAGCTCCGCATGGTGGCTGCTCCAGAGAGTATGCGGCGGAGGTGCCAAAACCCGAAACTCAGACCAGAACGAGTTTTAATAATACATGTATTATGTATTATATCATTCTAAATTCTTATTAGGTTGATTGACAAAAAAACCGAAGGGTTCATTTATCATACACAACTTTTATCTTGTGCAAGGTTATACAACCGTAGAATTACATGCTATAGCAGGTTAAGCAGgtcttttacttttaaaaataaatattgatgtattttcatttaaaaaaaattactgatGCATTTTCACACTTGGTTTTGGCCCACCCATCCTCCTCTCAACTCTGCCGGTCATCTGCCATCGCcgccgtcaccaccaccgccaccagatCTTCAGCTCCCTCACCCACCAATCACCACCCATCCTTTTCTCCTTCCCCTAGAACCCAAGAACACCGCCACCGAAAACCCCACACCCAACTACACCACCACCAGCCGTAAACTCATCTACTCCCCTTCCTTTCCCCCAATCCCTCCTCCTCTACTCCCTCTCACCAGATCTAAACCCAAAGAACCCAACCTCAACCGTCGAACAAAAGATGGAAGATGGGAGAGGGGTGACCCTGTGGTGGAGACGCGAACGACGTCAGCCATGGCCCCGATGGTTTCGCGAAGACTGAAACAGTGGAGATGCGGTGCTGCGTGACGACACCTAGGGCAGAGATTATTCGATTTCAGCGGAGTGGTGGCTTCTAGGATCTCGACGGTGGAGGAAGCCATTGGCGGTGAAGAGAGGCTCGGGGTCCAGTGAGATGGTTCATCCGTTATTGGGTCGGTGATGGTGATTGTTGGTTCGAGGGATTCAGGTTTGATGGCTATTCTCCTTCGTCTCCTTTCTCCTTGGTTGTGGTTTTGATTCAGCTGTGGAGGCTGGGCTTGGGATGGTGATTGGCTCTGTTTTTGGTGGTGGATAAGTGGCTGAGTttatgggtggtggtggtgcttttGGGTGGGTTATTGTCGTGGTGTTGTTGTTGGATTCCAGGGGAAGGAGGAAGAAGGGggagagaaggaaaaaaggTGGAGGAAGGGAGGGCTGGTGATTGGCGggggggaggagaagaagatctGGCGGCGGCAGTGGTGGCGGCGTGGAGGTTGACGGGAGGACAAGTGGTGGGGAGGGGAGAGGAAATAAACACATAaatgtttaaattaaaaatagattttaaattaaaaataaaattttaaataggtTACCTGTAAAGCAACCTATAATAACAGGTAAAACTAGGACTTGTGCAACCTTGCACAAGCAAATTTTTGTGTACAGTAAATGAACCCGGCAAAAAAAATCATAGGTGTtaaggataaaatcatttgttaaGGATAAAAGTGTTTCATCAATAAAAAAgatcaaaaaaatataatttttatccACTTCATGACAATACGATAAACCTCATTCATTTAAGTTCTTAGTCACCATAAATAACAATATTTACCAACCAGTGAATGTAAAGGTGAGAGTTCGTTTATATTTTGTAGAAAAACTTATTAGCTAGTGGCCTATTAGCTAGCGACCAATTAGTCAGTTGTCAACTGGCCCCTTCAAGATGTTATTCTATGCTAAATAGATTTTTAAAAGAGTTAGTACTTAGTAGGTTAAATCAAGCCGTTTAAAAAGTTAGGTTAGACCATAAAATTCAGTCTTCAATCTcgaatttaaataaaaatcaagcTTAGACCACATAAAGCCTTACTTAATCTATTTTCACCCTTGTATATACACATGCAAGAGATGATACAAGGGCGCATGCTCTTTGCATCCTTAAAATTGTAAGGGGAATCAAATTGAGTCCCTGAAAATTTTTCGCATTAAATTGGATCCCTAGAATATTCTTTTTAATAAATTCAAGttattttgctcaattttgaccggtcaacggtctagtggcaagcctagtcagctgAGGATGACCACATtgactttttcacatcaattttagtctttgacaaatattttaatcaatttaagtccttgttcttccaccttgaaaaatatttgttgttgcctttgattttctaggttttggaagaacaaggtgaatatgaacatatagtttttttagggttttgaatttctgggtttaaggatttgagttatggaggaagatgaagaagatggaagaggaagaagatgaaggtggaagaacaaagactaaaattgattaaaatatttttcaagggaATAAATTCATGTGAAAAAGTCTATGTGGTCATACTCAGCTGACTAGTCTTGTCACTGTAccgttgaccggtcaaaattgagtcaaaggacttaattagattaaaagacaattttagggacctaatttgatgcgaaaattttacaaagcCAGGTTTCAttccttttacaatttcaaagactaaaagagtatttaagccttctGCATAAGATATAATCTTAGTTAGAATTTGGAGTTGCGATAAATAAAATGTTAGAGACATTTGAACACGTTGTGGAAGCACACAACTTTCGCTAGAAGTATATATGTAATGTAATGCCATattaggcttaatcctcatattagtcTTTGTCTTTGTGTCatcgtctgaaccaggtccctgatcgGAAAAATTTATGGATTAAATCCCTCTCTTTTAAAAATGCatggagcaagtcctcgccggagctcggagctccggcgagtgataaAATGACATGATGACTGTGTTAATGAAGCTgacgtggaattaaaaaaaaaaaatttacacataaggaaaataaattaatttaaaaacccaaaattaattaaaaaaatctaatcccgaattaattaaaaaaacccaaaattaaGCAATTCATTTCCCAAAAAAACTCATAATTTCCCAGAAATtcatctcctccttcttcttctcaaaaAAGGAAAAACCTAATTTCCTAATTCATCCAGAACCCCCAaattcatctcctcctccttcatcttcttaatcttcttcttcaccatcaacATCATCAAAGACCCATGAAAacgacaccaccaccacctgcaaCCCCCACCTTCTACCCCTGAAAACTTGCAACCGACTGCAACTGATTGTCTGTgagagaaaaaaggaaaaagtgaAAGGAAATGGCGAGTGGTGTTGGTTGGCGACTCCGCAGTGGTGGTGAATCGTCAGATATGGGCAAGGAGCAGCGGAGGTAGCTTATGGGTTCGTTTTCATGGAGGCAGATCGGAGTACTCAGAAAAGCGTCGTCTCTCGTTTCTCTTCCCTTCGCCTTCAGGTACCATCGCACTTCCCTTCTTCTCTCTGCAGATTTCTTGATCAATTTGTGGTTGTGGCACAATTCTTAGGttttccttttcatttctgGATGAAGACAACTTGTAGTTATGGGTTTCGATTTTCATGTTTGATTTTGCATTAGAGATTGATCATCTGgtagtgtgtgtgtgtttgtttgcATTTATGTGGTTGAATTGTGCTCATTTTTGTGATTTGGATTTTTGGTGTTGAAGGAACATCGAAAAGGCATGAGAACGGAGGGATCGACCTGGGTCCATCACAAGCCGCTGCGGCTTCTGCTGCTGCTCCTCGTCAGCAAGCTTGATGAATGAGGTTCATGGTGGCTGGGGTCCATCACAAGCTTCTGCGGCTTTAGTGGCTGGGTTTGGGTGTGGTGGAGGTTCATAGTGGCTGGGTTTGTTGAAGGTGAAGATGAAAGATTGATTTTTTggatttttgttgttgattcTAGGTTTGTTTTTGGTTTGGgaaatttaattatttggaGATGGTGATGAGATTGAGATGAAGGAcatggtgaagatgaagatgatttctatgaagatgaagatgattttggagaattgattttgttaattgattTAGGATTAtaattgttaattaatttttttaaattaaattaaaatttatgatgtgtttttttttaatttcacataggcttcatttacacagtcaccatgccatttcatcactcgctggagctcggagctccggcTAGGACTTgctccatacgtttttaaaAGAGAGAGATTTAATTCACAAATTTTTCTGGTCAGGGACCTgattcagacggcgacacaaagacatgGACTAATACGAGGATTATGCCGTCATACTAATACGGAGCTTACAAATTTTAACTTAGAAgtaaattttcaaaaacatgATATTCAAATGAAAGGCATCAGCTTTCATAGCTCAATTGGTTAGAGCACCCATTTAGTAAGCGGGAGGTCTTGAGTTCAACTCTCAATGAAAGCATATAATAGACTAATAGAGGGAAAGAGACAATGTTTCATTTAGAATAAAaacaagaggaagaacataGAAGATGAGAGAACTATATTAATTGgtttttgagaaagaaaaaaagacccCAATACTAAGTTTGACCACatcttaacaaaaaaaaactttaaggTATCTTGCCTATGTGcattattttctatttatacTTAGAGCATCTACATTCATCATACTTACTAAAAcatctacacttcattttttacaatttcctATAATGCCACATTATCTACATcactttactaactttttactccaacccaacaattcATAATAGTTTCTATAGagttgaatatatatatatatatatatatatatatatatgggaatgctaacttactcccacttgattttgtgaaggagtaagttagcactcAACACCTTTTCCTTTTCACAAAAAGCTCCAACATTTTCTTCTTAAAAGTAGTTACAATTTAGGGCATTAATGTAATTTCAAATTCAttgtattttaaaattaataatttctctctcttcatttatcacttttttttttcctttttctctttcttctcctttACCTTCTCGGCTTCTTCTTTCATTTATTTGGAAAAATTACTCTCTCTCCTCAAACTAGTTATGTTGCTTACCAGAGAAAACAATCAAAACATCAATGGTGCTTGGCTAGTTGGCTTTATACATTTTCCTAATTTTGGATGACCACAAATGATGAATTTTATGAGAAGAAGATGGAGACACCATGGATGGAAAAAGAATCTATGGAAAAAATGAGAGTGATGTTGTGTGGTTAGTGAATGGGTCTGAAACGTGGAGGAGTTTTTTTCATTAGATGAAATAGGAGGAGAACCGAAAAGAAAGTGGGAAGtgggaggagagagaaaataaatattttttggatcaaaaatataaaaaagaaaattacataACTACCCAGGATTTAATTGGCTTGAAAGAAAAGGGTGTTggatttttttgtcaaaaggaAAAGGTGTTGAGTggtaacttactccttcacaaaattaagtgggagtaagttagcattccccatatatatatatatatatatatatatatatatatatatatgagaaatgctaacttactcccacttgatttttagaaggagtaagttagcaatcAACACCTTTTCATTTAGATAAAATTGTCCCTCACTTTTATTCTCAAGCCCCTTGCAGTTCTAATATAGGATTTTCTCATAGCTCTCAGCAGGGTTGGTCAATAAGTGTAGAACCAAAACATAATGCCATATATTTTTAACAACTTAGCACCTTCTATTTTAAGCAATTAATTAATGTAATCTTCTCTAAAGAGACTTTAAGCAAAAAGCTGTTTACATTTTTTAAACATGGCAAAAGATATATGGAGCCCATGTAAATTTGCCAACTCATGCCACTAATGACTTAACACATCAGCAGTGACATTAGGATATACTACTAATATAATTGCTTAATTCATTATTATATGATCAAAAGCTAGATTGTGGCGGTTTAGGAAGACATATTTGATTCTTTGGGTTGGTGAGAGGGGTCTTCGGTACAGGTCTTAATTCCTTATGCTTCCGCCCTCTCTTGGTGTAACCTCTGCTGTATGGCCTTGCCTTGGTGGCATCTCGTGGTGAACAACGTGGCTGGTGTTTGTCCTTTGCCCTGCGTGCAATGTTTgccattttatttttctatttttccctTACTGTTCTGTAACAGGTTGCTTCTTACCTGCTTTGTATTAACTCTTATCCTCTATTTATGAAATTCTATTCTCCgttttcaaacaaaaaatattatttatgatCAGTTTTATCTTCAAATAAtcaaacatttttcttttgaaaatgtttatttttatttttattatttattatgaaAAATATCACTTCATTCTTTCTTTAAAAGTAAAATGATTTCATTTCATCATGAAAAACTTTAAAGCCTAAACAAGAGACAAAGAAGAGGAGAGAACTCAAATAAAAATAGGGGCCTAAAATATTACAGAGCAAAAACACAAATGCACACCAAAACAATACTTAACACATGCTCCAACTCAAAAGCAACCTAGAAAAAAACTGCACAAAAAGAAGGCcccaaaaccaagaaacaagCAAACAAAACAACTCCACTCAAATATTAAGAAGAGAATATCACTTTATTCTTACATATCTTAGTTTTCAATTACTTGAATAAAAACTAATTGCCTTAAAACTAAAAATCATAATTGTAAaaccgattttttaaattttaaaaattaggcCGAAGCGACATTTTAGCTACATTTTTTAAACTTCATTTGTCTTCAAaatttacatttaaaaattaaaaactcacAACCGCTCTACATGAACCTTAAAAAGTAAACCACAAGCAATGGGAGGTTCCATGCACTGATTCACTTCATGCAGTGTTGACGTTGATCCTTAACTCCCCCCTCTAGGTTCCacatgtttttgttgttgtcatTAAGAATATCAGCGAATTTTTTATAAGCTGAATATCCAAGGATAACTTCATATGTAATTAGAGGTACAATTGCTTCATACTCTTTGGAAAGAAACGCTTTTGTGGATCATTTGGCTAAGTTTGGAGCTCCGCTGCCGACTAATTTTCTTATGATTCCTAATCCTTGGGATGATGTTGTTCATCTCCCTCCTCATAACATATGCTATAGAAATTAATTTCACTTAAAAGTAGTTTGTCTTAAGTGTTCTCGTTGTTCCTTTCTTTTTTAAGCCTTTTGTGTAAAAATATGTGAAGTTTAAAATTCGGTGCTTCTACCATCAATATCATGTGTGTTAAAAGCAAAATCAAATCACAAAAGTTATGGTCAATGTCGTTCTATATATCTTACGTgcaaaattataatataaaataaaaaagtctaTCGAAATCACCCGGCACTAACTAATAGTTCAAAACTTCTTTATCGTGCTTCTACTCCATTATCGTGTTATTGTGCTTCCACTCCATTATAAttaatttcatcttcttccatttaaacatattttttcaTCTCCATGCTATGTTATGAAATCTTATTTCACTTCACTTCTAGGAAACAATGGTTATGAAGATTCAACAACTCACAAAGATACTTCAGCATCGAGATTAATACGATCAACAACATCAGAGACATCTACTTTCTCTTTGAAATTATGTACCTTATAATTTGGAcgacttatatatatatatatatattattttaaaaattttaaaaaatgataaataataaattccTAATAAAcacttcaaattttaaatttgatgaGACCATATGTTtttaaatactaaaaatattaaatctGATTTAAAAAgtcattatttattaaaaataaaaaaaaaaaaacacacacacacacatatatatatatatatatatatgaaatataaaataattattacccttaTTTTGTTGCAACCCAATAAATTCAATTTTGaagcataaaaataataaaaaataattaaattaaatgatgtCATATATTCACGgaaatgcaaaataattcagGAAACTTAATAAGCAAACAAAGCGAGTCTTTTTCATCGTATACACATGTTAAATCCTTAACAACCGTTATTGACCCATCTTCACCTCAAGCAACTTGAACCCTCACAAGGTTAGGATCTTTTCCAGAAACCAATCCTCCAAACCCATACTGCTGCACAACCAACACAGATGAACGTGGACTAAAATCCTTTGACGCAAGAATATCCCCCATAACTCCAAGTTCTGGGCAATCAGACCACACCAATAAATTCGAGAACACACGGGAGTTCTTAAAATTTCCTTGTCCAACTATGTATAAATCGCAGCCATTGTTTTCTATCTCATTCAGGACTGTGTTGATATCAGTAATCGAATGTACACCAATCTCTGAGTAGGATATAGAATCATCACTCATATTCACTGTTTTGAGTCTGAATGAACTCACGTACTCATCATCCAACTCTCTCTGTTGCTCAATGTCCATCATAAAAGATAAAAACTCTTGCTCTTCAGGGTAACTTTTTGTATCCACCTCTGCTAATTCATCAAGAAATATGAATCGAACCACCGTAAGCGTGACTCCTGCCTTCCCCGCCATCCTCCGCGCAACAGCCAGTGCTTCACGGTCATGAGGACCACCAATAAAAAGCATGAGAATGTGGAAATTATTTTCCGGTAAGTTCCCAGGAAAACGATCAACAAAGATTCCCACAGAACAAGGTGCATCATGCATTACCATTTGGTTTATATCTCTATATACAGGACTAGTTATCTCTAACACCTTTTCTGAAGATAAATGTTTATGGAATGGAAGGAGAATTAGGCTTGTGTGTTTCTCATTTGCTGTGAAGTGTATGTCTTGATGAATGGTGTTGTAGTTTGACATGACACTTAATGTATGGACTCTTGCAGCATCATGTTTCTCTCCGTATTCTACGAACATGCTAGTAATGTTCTCTAACTCTGCCTGTGTTGTGGTCAGGTTTTGCACTCCGTTATGATGGTTAGGCTTCTCCATGTGGGCAGCAACAAGCGCAGCACCGCGTTTGGTGAACTCGATAAGGTAGAGTGCAAAAACATGTAACGGAGAAAGTCTTGTCGCATTAAAGGATTCAATTAACTTGATCATGCCGGTGGCTTGGCGAGTATTGTGGACACACGCCAGAATTCGAAGCTCTGCATCAGGTCTTAGCTTTAGTATTGTCTTTAGCTTATTCTGCCCAAATATCTTTCTAGGCTTGTACATGATGTTAAGGATTGGAGACACCACTGCAGTCATTAGGAGAACAGCAGAGGTAATAACAGTGTAGGTTGCTGGAGATAATATCTGCAATATCACATTTCAAGAACTTTTAATTTCAATAGATATTGTTTGAGTAATCAAAACTAAAGAATTTGAGTAAGTGCATGTTTGGCAACGCATTCGGGAAAACCACAGTGAACCAAAATCCATTTCCTTTTACTTTTGTTTACCATGATTTTGCCTTTACGACATTTTTCAAACATGTACTAAATTAAATAGTATggctaaaataaataattacccCTCTATCCCAAGCAATGTTTAGCATGATCAATGCCATGGCACCCTTGGTATTCATAATCAAGCCCAGAGCTAGACCTTCTTGGTTGCGCATGCCGAAGAAGAAACCAGTGAACAAAGTGCTTAAAATCTTTGGAACACACAGCAAGAGTACAACTAGCAATGTCAAGTGCCAATTATCTTGGTTAAAAATAGCTGGTAATGTGAGTCTTAGTCCAACTCCAGCGAAGTAGGTTGGTGCCAGAAACCCAGTAGCAAAATCATCTGTAGCTGACATAACCATGTCAGAAAATTTTCCATGAGGTAGAATGAGTCCATACACAAAAGCACCAACAATCCCATGGGTTCCAAGAAGATCTGTTAAGTATGAAAAAGCTAAGACCCCCATCCCCACAAAGACTAGCTCCCTGTCGTTCCAGTCATCATTTTCGGTCTTTTGGTTAATATACTTTTCGACGACAGGATGTAGCACAAAGACGCTAAAGATAATGAATACTATGGTACATACCACTGCGTACATTGCTCCTTTAGCATTAATACAAAATGGAACCACTAATGTGAAAAGAATCCATGCATAGGAATCACTAATCATGGCTGCTGTTAAAGCAGTTTTGCCGAGACCCGTATGTAGGAGCTTGAGATCAGAAAGGGACTGAGCTACGACTGGAAAACCTGTTACAGTGATAACTAGAGTCCAAAGTAAATAAGCATGAGTTGTGTCTTCTTCAAGTTTGTAGAAAACAGGTCCCATGTAAACTTTTCGATGCATAACATATAAGGTTGGTGCCATCACCATGGGAAACGCGATCCCAGCAACGGCGATGCTTTTGGCTTTCTTATTGGCATTTAGAATGGTATTCAAGTTCATTTCCAACCCACTGAGGAATGAGTAGAATATCAATCCAAGGTTTCCTAGCACTTCAATGTTTATGACCCCTCTTACAGGATAAATGAACTGAAAAACAGATGCGTAATTCCCTATAAATGGGCTCGTTAGGATGAAGCCAACCTGCAAATTTGAATTTAGAATATCCTCTAGTTAGAATGACAAATAACATATTGGCTATTAATTTGTTATTAGTTTATTAGAATTGTTCCCTGGCTCGAATATGTGATTGCAAACCCAACCTTATCGCTGCGCCAAGGCTTTTCCCCCTTGTAAAATTTAGGATGGCCTACATTAAATCCACGAAGTGGATACAACCTTTCCCTATACCACGACGCATAGCGGGGAGCTTTCTAGCACtaggtttgtttgttttttgattaaaaatgttACACTGATTTTCAATCACATTTCATCATTTTACAGAGGAATTGAAACACTTGTATATACTTACAGCGATTTGGGAAAGTAGACGTGGTTGTAGGAGGCGTTTATAGATGTAGAAGAAAATACTAGAGAAGAATGCAGTGAAGCAAATTTGAAAGGCGAGAACACTGAGCTCTGATTTTACAACATTATCTGTTTGCCAGATTCGATTGGGATGAATCACAGATACATTGTAGCATGCATTTCTTGCAGAATCCCCCATAGTTTCTGTCTTCCTTCTGATATTCTCCCTATACTATTCGACGTGTGACTTCCACTTTTTGTTCTGCTATGGTTGTATCAGGTTTTGAAACTTATGATTTATGACTCACAAGTATCtaagtttatttttgtcttGTTTGTTGTACGATGTAAAAAAAACCACGTTCCGGAGCA
This is a stretch of genomic DNA from Lotus japonicus ecotype B-129 chromosome 1, LjGifu_v1.2. It encodes these proteins:
- the LOC130732701 gene encoding cation/H(+) antiporter 15-like, producing the protein MGDSARNACYNVSVIHPNRIWQTDNVVKSELSVLAFQICFTAFFSSIFFYIYKRLLQPRLLSQIAVGFILTSPFIGNYASVFQFIYPVRGVINIEVLGNLGLIFYSFLSGLEMNLNTILNANKKAKSIAVAGIAFPMVMAPTLYVMHRKVYMGPVFYKLEEDTTHAYLLWTLVITVTGFPVVAQSLSDLKLLHTGLGKTALTAAMISDSYAWILFTLVVPFCINAKGAMYAVVCTIVFIIFSVFVLHPVVEKYINQKTENDDWNDRELVFVGMGVLAFSYLTDLLGTHGIVGAFVYGLILPHGKFSDMVMSATDDFATGFLAPTYFAGVGLRLTLPAIFNQDNWHLTLLVVLLLCVPKILSTLFTGFFFGMRNQEGLALGLIMNTKGAMALIMLNIAWDRGILSPATYTVITSAVLLMTAVVSPILNIMYKPRKIFGQNKLKTILKLRPDAELRILACVHNTRQATGMIKLIESFNATRLSPLHVFALYLIEFTKRGAALVAAHMEKPNHHNGVQNLTTTQAELENITSMFVEYGEKHDAARVHTLSVMSNYNTIHQDIHFTANEKHTSLILLPFHKHLSSEKVLEITSPVYRDINQMVMHDAPCSVGIFVDRFPGNLPENNFHILMLFIGGPHDREALAVARRMAGKAGVTLTVVRFIFLDELAEVDTKSYPEEQEFLSFMMDIEQQRELDDEYVSSFRLKTVNMSDDSISYSEIGVHSITDINTVLNEIENNGCDLYIVGQGNFKNSRVFSNLLVWSDCPELGVMGDILASKDFSPRSSVLVVQQYGFGGLVSGKDPNLVRVQVA
- the LOC130730845 gene encoding arginine-specific demethylase JMJ22; the protein is MRSFRMRNLLSIVNNTRTKKNIRNNNNNKKKKVPITSKHCIPITKQLPRLGEEEEEDGDDDDAEEEGFSIKSSAPSHTHGVQPLGNLYFNPGSTNSRNTGLGNLRTLTDELVLEILGFLDATSLGVLASVSKSFYVFTNHEPLWRNLVLENLLGGFQFNGSWKSTYVAACYPSFDISVSALGGFKVRDFYSDYLFQSWLCANLEMKPEWLERDNIVRKRGISVEEFVLKFEEPNKPVLLEGCIDNWDALKNWDRDYLVDLCGDVKFSVGPVEMKLVEYFGYSDQVREERPLYLFDPKFAEKVPKFGSEYEVPVYFQEDLFGVLGNDRPDYRWIIMGPAGSGSSFHVDPNSTSAWNAVIKGSKKWILFPPDVIPPGVHPSPDGAEVASPVSIMEWFMNFYGATKSWKKRPIECICKAGEVIFVPNGWWHLVINLEESIAITQNYVSRRNLLNVLDFLKRPNACTLVSGTRDRVNLYDKFKNAIEASFPGEIDELTQKEHEKKIQQKKLSYWDSVTDPSMGAFKFSF